AGCAGGCGATTGTTGGCAAAGTCAGGATGGGGGAGTACCTCCAGCAGTCCGCCCTGTCCCTCCGCCCGCACCTCGGGCGTTCCTGGAATGGGGTCGGGGAGCAGCGTGCCGTTCCGGATGACCCGCAGCCGCCCGGGTTTCTCGGTCACCAGCACGTCTCCCTCCGGTAGAAATGCGATCGACCACGGCTGGTCGAGGCCCTCGGCCACGGTTACCACGCGGAAGGTGTGCAGCTCGGAGCGCACCACCAGCGGCTCGTCCAGATTGAGCTGTACGCCGGTCTGCGCCTGAACCTCCGTGAGAGCGGGACCACCAACCCCCCCTCCAATGACCGTGACTACCGCAAACGCCGCCGCGATCCGCCTGCTCCCCCGTCGGCACCATCCGCTGACAACGCCCGCCATGGGACACGTATGCGACGTCGACATCGTTCCTCCCGAATGTGCGCTCGTGAGCTCAGGTGAGTCGGAATGTGCGGTCGCGAGATTCAGGTCATCTCAGGTAAGGACTTCGCGGCAGAACTCGACGCACTTCTTGACCTCCTCGATCGCGTTCGAGCCGGCGGGAATCTCGTACTCCAGCTCGATGTCGCAGTTGATCGGGTAACCCGCGCGCTGCACCAGACGGAGGACATCCGCGATCGGGGTGCTCCCCTGACCCCAGGGCAGGTTGTCACCACTCTGCCCCGGCGCCGGAGGCGCCGCCTTGTCCTTCATGTGCATGCTGGTAATGCGGTCGTGGAGTCGCTCGATCTCCGGGAGCGGAGAACGTCCAGTGAAGCCGTAGTAGTGTCCGAAGTCGAGGTTCAGGCTCACTCCCGGTGAGATCGCCAGGAAGTGGTCGAAGCCGGGGAAGTCGGGATCGCTCGGCTGGCCGTGGTTGTGCATGGCGGCGGTCAGGCCGTGGCGCGCGGCCACCGGCCCCTGTACCCGGCATGCCTCCTCCCCGATCTCGTTCGTCACGCCGCGCGCCCCCAGCGCAGCCGCCGCGCGGTAGGCGAACTCGGCAGCGTGCGGATCGCTTCCGGGGGCGAACTTCGCCAGGTGGATGGTGACTCCCGCGTCGTTGTACATCCTGCGGAGGGCCGCGAGCTTCTCCATTGGAGGCGAGGCGTACCATCGCCGCAGCTCCTCCTCGTGGGCTTCACGGGCTCGCAACGCGGCTTCCCGCTCGTCCGGATCCGACATGCGCTCGATCGCGCGCTGCGGCGGAGCATCGGTGGTAGGTGCGCCGAGATATTCCAGAATGGGATCCCCCATGAGCTCGGTGGAGCTGATCCCGCATTCCACCAGGTAGCCGAGAAGCTGCTCCGCACTGCTGGGAAGAGAGCGGAAGCTGTAGGTAATCGCGCCGATCTGGACGCCCCCGAACTTCGAATCGGGACCCGATCCCCAGAGGAACGCCGAGCCTCGCGGTGCGCGGGAGATCGCCGTCGGCCCAGCGACCGCTCCGGCGGCCATGGTACCGAGGAACTCGCGGCGGGAAACGGATTGGGTGGAGGCGCTGTCGGGGTGGTCGTGCTGGCTCATCGTCGGGCTCCTGCCGGGTAGGACGGGGGAGGGTGCAGGACCGAAATCGGTGTAGTGCCACGCTAACGCGCCTCGGGTGGGGCGGCAAGAAGGTTGCGGCCCGCGTCCGGCGCGCCCGTGCGCGTTATCCCACATCGACATTCCACATCCACCACGAGCAGACCCACACGATGCGGCGACGCTATCACCAAGCTCCCTCCGGATCTCGTCACGTCTGGCTGGCCGCCACAGCATGCCTCTTCGCTCTTCTCGGGTCCGCCTGCTCGGAAGGCGGGGCTCCCTCGAATGAGGCGAATCAGGCTGCCTCGGAAGAGTGCGATCCCGAAGACGCACGGGCTCTTCTGACGGAACTGGGGACCCGGGCCCAGCGCGTGCCCCTGCTCGCGCCGGACAGCATCCTCCAACCGGCACTCCGGGAGGCATACGACTCGTTGGTCACGCCCGAGCTGCTCGATCGCTGGCTGAGTGCCCCCATAGAGGCCCCCGGCCGCGAGACCTCCAGCCCCTGGCCCGAGCGGATGGAGATCGACTCGGTGGTGGCGGCGGAGGACGGCTCCTGCCGCGTCTATGGCACGCTCGTCTATGTCACCAGCACGGAGGCGGCGACCGGCGGGGAGGTGGGTCGTCGCACGGTCGTCGCCCGGGTAGTCGGAGGGGAGACCCATCGCGTCGCCGAGCTCCAGTTGGGTGCATTCGGAGGCGAGCCGGATCCGGACGGCTCCACCGCGGCGGCAGCCGTAGGGGATCCCGAGGGTCGCGATC
The Longimicrobiaceae bacterium DNA segment above includes these coding regions:
- a CDS encoding sugar phosphate isomerase/epimerase — encoded protein: MSQHDHPDSASTQSVSRREFLGTMAAGAVAGPTAISRAPRGSAFLWGSGPDSKFGGVQIGAITYSFRSLPSSAEQLLGYLVECGISSTELMGDPILEYLGAPTTDAPPQRAIERMSDPDEREAALRAREAHEEELRRWYASPPMEKLAALRRMYNDAGVTIHLAKFAPGSDPHAAEFAYRAAAALGARGVTNEIGEEACRVQGPVAARHGLTAAMHNHGQPSDPDFPGFDHFLAISPGVSLNLDFGHYYGFTGRSPLPEIERLHDRITSMHMKDKAAPPAPGQSGDNLPWGQGSTPIADVLRLVQRAGYPINCDIELEYEIPAGSNAIEEVKKCVEFCREVLT